The proteins below come from a single Thermodesulfovibrionales bacterium genomic window:
- the fdhD gene encoding formate dehydrogenase accessory sulfurtransferase FdhD encodes MSGIIKRKVKKAKIKENTLHIEEVDDPIAVERALRIRVNGKDVLRLYCTPLMVRELVVGLLLGEDIIRGSWCAERMEILYGDEITVNVIAEEEPVLEGVTITSGCVGGLTFEKKELRHVGSQSLRLEPFRLKELFNEFQLRSILYRSTGCIHSAALSDGKILLAFAEDIGRHNAIDKIIGYSILERIELEGKIIFASGRLSSEMITKCARWSVPVVVSRTAPTTRALDIAERTGMTVVGFMRADRFNVYTHPERIL; translated from the coding sequence ATGAGCGGAATAATAAAAAGAAAGGTAAAAAAGGCAAAAATTAAAGAGAATACCCTTCATATTGAAGAGGTTGATGACCCCATAGCAGTGGAGAGGGCCTTAAGGATCAGGGTAAATGGAAAGGATGTCCTGAGACTTTACTGTACACCACTCATGGTAAGAGAACTGGTTGTGGGTCTTCTCCTTGGCGAGGATATTATAAGGGGCTCATGGTGTGCTGAAAGGATGGAGATTTTATACGGAGACGAGATAACGGTGAATGTCATTGCAGAGGAAGAGCCTGTTCTTGAGGGTGTAACTATTACATCAGGATGTGTTGGTGGTTTAACCTTTGAAAAAAAGGAGCTGAGACATGTGGGAAGCCAGTCCCTTAGACTTGAACCCTTCAGGCTAAAGGAATTATTCAATGAATTCCAGCTTCGCTCCATACTCTACCGTAGCACTGGATGCATACACAGTGCAGCGCTTTCTGATGGCAAAATACTACTTGCCTTTGCCGAAGATATAGGAAGACATAATGCCATTGACAAGATTATAGGTTATTCTATTCTTGAGAGAATTGAACTTGAGGGCAAGATTATCTTTGCCAGTGGAAGGCTCTCTTCAGAGATGATAACCAAGTGTGCACGATGGTCAGTACCTGTTGTGGTCTCAAGGACAGCGCCAACAACGAGGGCCCTTGATATAGCTGAAAGAACAGGAATGACAGTTGTAGGTTTTATGAGGGCTGATCGTTTTAATGTCTATACCCATCCTGAAAGGATATTATAG
- the serS gene encoding serine--tRNA ligase, producing the protein MLDPKFIRENPDKVRSALNLRGYGTEILDSFLEKDSMRLSLLREVEELRQKRNRISKEISELRAAKKDISPEIESRLSEAKAVSDRIAEMEETLRNLEEELNNLLLNIPNMPHESVPPGKDDSDNVEIRRWGEPREFDFEPLNHWDIGETLGIIDFERATKISQTRFSIMKGAGAKLERALINFMLDTHTSKGYIEIFPPLLVNRQSMTGTGQLPKFEIELFRTLDPELYLIPTAEVPVTNIHREEILREEDLPIYYTAYTPCFRKEAGSYGKDIRGLIRQHQFNKVELVKFVKPEDSYEELETLTADAEEILKKLGLPYRLVCLCTGDLGFSASKTYDIEVWLPGQRRYREFSSCSNFEAYQARRANIRFRRTGKKGTEFVHTL; encoded by the coding sequence ATGCTTGATCCAAAATTTATAAGAGAAAATCCTGATAAGGTCAGGTCTGCCCTTAATCTAAGGGGTTACGGGACAGAAATTCTTGATTCCTTTCTAGAGAAAGATTCAATGCGATTGTCCCTTCTCAGAGAGGTTGAAGAACTGAGGCAGAAACGAAACAGAATTTCAAAGGAGATATCAGAGCTCAGAGCAGCAAAGAAGGACATTTCACCTGAGATTGAGTCCAGATTATCTGAGGCCAAGGCAGTATCTGACAGGATCGCCGAAATGGAGGAGACCCTCAGAAACCTAGAAGAAGAATTAAACAATCTGCTGCTTAATATCCCCAATATGCCACATGAGAGTGTTCCTCCCGGCAAAGATGATTCAGATAATGTAGAGATAAGAAGGTGGGGTGAACCCAGGGAATTTGATTTTGAGCCTCTGAATCACTGGGACATAGGGGAAACACTTGGGATAATAGACTTTGAGAGGGCAACAAAGATAAGCCAGACAAGATTCAGCATCATGAAAGGAGCCGGTGCAAAACTTGAGAGAGCCCTTATTAATTTCATGCTTGATACTCACACATCAAAGGGATACATAGAGATATTTCCACCCCTTCTTGTTAATCGCCAGAGCATGACAGGCACAGGACAGCTGCCAAAGTTTGAAATAGAACTTTTCAGAACACTTGACCCTGAACTCTATCTCATACCAACTGCCGAGGTTCCTGTAACAAACATTCATAGAGAAGAGATTTTAAGAGAGGAGGACCTTCCAATTTATTACACTGCCTATACACCCTGTTTCAGGAAAGAAGCAGGTTCATATGGTAAGGATATCAGGGGACTCATAAGACAGCATCAGTTCAACAAGGTTGAGCTTGTAAAATTTGTCAAACCAGAGGATTCCTATGAAGAGCTTGAAACCCTAACAGCTGATGCTGAGGAGATTTTAAAGAAACTTGGACTTCCTTACAGGCTTGTATGTCTCTGCACAGGAGACCTTGGATTCTCTGCCTCCAAGACCTATGATATAGAGGTCTGGCTTCCAGGACAGAGGCGATACAGGGAGTTTTCCTCCTGCTCTAATTTCGAGGCCTATCAGGCAAGGAGGGCAAATATAAGGTTCAGAAGGACAGGTAAAAAGGGTACGGAGTTTGTTCACACCCTTAA
- a CDS encoding endonuclease III domain-containing protein: protein MDRKNHRRTLKEIFIKLYSTFGPQHWWPAETPFEIAIGAILTQNTNWQNVERAIRNIKERGILEPAKLYVIKTDELAKLIRPAGYYNVKAKRLKIFVDFLVREFSGRIENMALMDTEDIRKRLLELDGIGPETADSIILYALNKPVFVIDAYTKRVLSRHGIIEENASYEEVQSLFHKNLERDSALYNEYHALFVRLGKTFCKTKPVCEGCPLDERNNKKKGKKGKN from the coding sequence ATGGATAGAAAAAACCATAGGAGAACCCTTAAAGAGATATTCATAAAGCTCTACAGTACCTTTGGTCCCCAGCACTGGTGGCCTGCCGAAACACCCTTTGAGATTGCTATAGGAGCTATCCTTACTCAGAATACGAACTGGCAGAATGTAGAGAGGGCGATCAGAAACATTAAGGAAAGGGGAATTCTTGAACCAGCTAAACTTTATGTTATCAAAACAGATGAGCTTGCTAAACTCATCAGGCCTGCTGGATATTATAATGTCAAGGCTAAAAGGCTTAAAATCTTTGTTGATTTTTTAGTAAGGGAATTTTCCGGTCGGATAGAGAATATGGCTTTAATGGATACAGAGGATATCAGAAAAAGACTCCTTGAGCTTGATGGCATCGGACCGGAAACTGCTGATTCTATTATCCTTTATGCACTGAATAAACCCGTCTTTGTTATTGATGCTTATACAAAGAGGGTGCTTTCCAGGCATGGTATAATTGAAGAAAATGCCTCTTATGAAGAGGTTCAGTCCCTTTTCCATAAAAATCTTGAAAGGGACAGTGCTCTTTATAATGAATATCATGCCCTTTTTGTTAGACTTGGTAAAACCTTCTGTAAAACAAAACCAGTCTGCGAAGGATGTCCTTTAGATGAGCGGAATAATAAAAAGAAAGGTAAAAAAGGCAAAAATTAA